The DNA region ACGGCGAACGGCCGGTGCGGCTTGGTCTCGCCTTCATCTTCGCAGCCGATTTCGCCGATCTGTTCGAGGTCCGCGGGGCGCGCCGCGAGCGGCATGGCCTCATCCAGACGAACGTCACCTCGCCGTATGATGTCAGCATGTCCTGCGCCGGACTGGACGGGCGCACGCGCACGACCACCATCTGCTTCAACCCGGCGCCGGAAACGCTCGGCGCCACCGCTGCCTCCTGGCGCGTGACCCTGGCGCCAAACCAGAGCCGGTCGTTGTTCCTGCAGGTCGCCTGCGATCCGCAGGCGGGCAAGCCCATCGCCTTCGGCGCGGCGATGCTGGCGGCGCATCGCTCGCGGCGCGCGCTGACGCGGGACATGGCCAGCGTTGAGACCAGCCATCAGGTGTTGAACGAGGTGCTGCGCCGTTCGATGGCCGATCTTGCCATGCTGACCACCGAGACATCGGAGGGACCCTATCCCTATGCCGGCATCCCCTGGTACTCGACGACGTTCGGCCGCGACGGCATCATCACCGCCATCGAAATGCTCTGGGCCGCGCCCAGCATTGCGCGAGGCGTGCTGGCGCGTCTCGCTGCGCTGCAGGCCACCGAAACCGACCCGGTGTGCGACGCCGAACCCGGCAAGATCCTGCATGAAATGCGCGGCGGCGAAATGGCCGCGCTCGGCGAGGTTCCGTTCTCGCGCTACTACGGCAGCAATGATTCCACCCCGCTGTTCCTCGTCCTGTTCGGCCTCTATGTCGAGCGAACCGACGATCTCGCGACGCTGCGGGCGTTGTGGCCGGCGGCGCTCGCCGCGCTGCACTGGATCGACAATTACGGCGATCGCGACGGCGACGGCTTCGTCGAATATGCCCGGGCGACCGAGAACGGTCTGACCAATCAGGGCTGGAAGGACAGCCATGACGCCGTGTTTCACGCCGACGGGCGGCTGGCCGAGGGGCCGATCGCGCTGGTCGAGGTTCAGGCCTACGTCTATTTTGCCAAAACCCTGATGGCGCGGCTCGCCCGCCGCCTCGGCCTCGCTGACGCCGGCAGCCAGCTCGACGACGAGGCAACGCGCCTCGCGACCAAGTTCGACGAGGCCTTCTGGTGCGAGGGCATCGGCACCTACGCCTTGGCGCTCGACGGCTCGAAACGCCGCTGCGAGGTGCGCACCTCCAATGCCGGCCATGTGCTGTGGGCCAGGCTGGCGCCGCCGGACCGTGCCGCGCGCGTCGCACATGACCTGATGAAGCCGGATTTCTTCTCTGGCTGGGGCATCCGCACCGTCGCCAGGGAAGAGAGGCGCTACAATCCGATGTCCTACCACAATGGTTCGGTCTGGCCGCACGACAACGCCATGATCGCGGGGGGCATGGCGCATTATGGCGCCTGCGAGGCGGTGCAGCGGGTGTTCGCCGGCATCCTCGACGCCGCCGCCTATATGGAGCTGCGCCGTCTGCCAGAGCTCTATTGCGGCTTTCGCCGCCGCGCCGGGCGCGGCCCCACGCTTTACCCGGTGGCCTGCTCGCCGCAGGCCTGGGCGTCCGCCACGCCGTTCTCGCTGGTCCAGTCCTGCCTCGGCCTGGAGCTGAATCCGGGAACCAGCGAGATCCGCTTTGTCAATCCGGTGCTGCCGCCGCAGCTCGATTGGGTGCGGCTGCGCAATCTCCATGTCGGCACTGCTACCGCCGACGTGCTGGTGCGTCAGCTCGGCAGCGGCGTCTCGGTGGATTTTGAGCGAGCCCTCGGCGATGCGCAGATCACCGTGAAGATGACTCGATAACATCAGCGGGCTTTGTGGATCTGAACAGAGGTCGCCGGAGAGAATTACTTCGCGCGGACCGTATCGATCACCGCGACGTAATGGACCAGCGCGGCACTCAGCACGAACGCATGCCAGATCGCATTGCTGAACGGGATCTTCTCCAGGACATGAAAAACGACGCCGACGGAATACATGACGCCGCCGATGGCAAGCAGCATCAATGTCGTAGGCTCGAGGGTCTCGGCGAGAGGCCAAAAGGCTATCGTGCCGATCCATCCCAAGGCCAGATAGAGCGCGACCGAGACAGCTTCGATCAGGTTTGGCCGCAGCAGCTTCAGGAAGATCCCGGTGACAGCAAGCCCCCACATGGTGCTGGTCAGTGCGACCGCCCACATCCCCTTCAATTGGGTCAGGAACGGCGTGTAGGTGCCCGCGATCATCACGTAGATCGCAATATGGTCGAGCTCGCGCAGAACGCCCCGGTGGGGATTGCCGCGCAGCACGTTGTACGCGGCCGAGCACGACAGCATCGTGAGCAGCCCGAACGCATAGACCCCCGCAACCACGACCTGCCGGGTTCCGCCGTCCCGCGCCGCGACGCTCAACAGAATGGACGTGCCAACGAGACCCGCGGCTACGCCGACCCCATGCACGATGCCGTCGGCGATAAGCTCCGCTTGGCTTTGCGAGTGCCGGTTCGGAACCCTCACATGGTCCTCCTGACCGTCATTCCGCGCTGCTGACGCGGATCGGATCATGCGGA from Blastochloris tepida includes:
- the trhA gene encoding PAQR family membrane homeostasis protein TrhA; the encoded protein is MRVPNRHSQSQAELIADGIVHGVGVAAGLVGTSILLSVAARDGGTRQVVVAGVYAFGLLTMLSCSAAYNVLRGNPHRGVLRELDHIAIYVMIAGTYTPFLTQLKGMWAVALTSTMWGLAVTGIFLKLLRPNLIEAVSVALYLALGWIGTIAFWPLAETLEPTTLMLLAIGGVMYSVGVVFHVLEKIPFSNAIWHAFVLSAALVHYVAVIDTVRAK
- a CDS encoding amylo-alpha-1,6-glucosidase, producing MPAKTTAVTELLIDTVGESPFYIPATGPSARPRRTLKHGDCFAVLDSYGDIGASQGGPDGLFFRDTRYLSRLELMINGTLPLLLDSTVRDDNLALAADLTNPDVYFDGHVVLPKDTIHMVRSVVLWKGVAHVRLGLRNHGERPVRLGLAFIFAADFADLFEVRGARRERHGLIQTNVTSPYDVSMSCAGLDGRTRTTTICFNPAPETLGATAASWRVTLAPNQSRSLFLQVACDPQAGKPIAFGAAMLAAHRSRRALTRDMASVETSHQVLNEVLRRSMADLAMLTTETSEGPYPYAGIPWYSTTFGRDGIITAIEMLWAAPSIARGVLARLAALQATETDPVCDAEPGKILHEMRGGEMAALGEVPFSRYYGSNDSTPLFLVLFGLYVERTDDLATLRALWPAALAALHWIDNYGDRDGDGFVEYARATENGLTNQGWKDSHDAVFHADGRLAEGPIALVEVQAYVYFAKTLMARLARRLGLADAGSQLDDEATRLATKFDEAFWCEGIGTYALALDGSKRRCEVRTSNAGHVLWARLAPPDRAARVAHDLMKPDFFSGWGIRTVAREERRYNPMSYHNGSVWPHDNAMIAGGMAHYGACEAVQRVFAGILDAAAYMELRRLPELYCGFRRRAGRGPTLYPVACSPQAWASATPFSLVQSCLGLELNPGTSEIRFVNPVLPPQLDWVRLRNLHVGTATADVLVRQLGSGVSVDFERALGDAQITVKMTR